The following coding sequences lie in one Sulfuricurvum sp. genomic window:
- a CDS encoding TonB-dependent receptor, protein MFKITLSFVAAATLVASAQASDLTLDPIIVSASKIEQSLKNTTSDTDIITAQELEEKHITSVIEALRLLGNIPIAQSGGIGQQSSFFQRGFSSENTVVMIDGIRYNDPTTTKGQSQLEHLMVNDIERIEVIHGAQSGIWGANAVAGVINIITKKPTETLQANTSLEYGSYATTKIGANLSQRVGALTYYVGANQLKSNGISALTPQGESPKQYESDGYLNQTINAKLGYDLTSADALRTQLTLIDAKVHYDQFSPNDVPNEIHQINRLGNIGYRHTFNSSDYFDTTYAITTFDKKDPLGWTSAFKGVNKELNLLGTFHYAPDAFVIIGGSTLQSKDTISSKELNSKGVFATNTNRWEKFILSESIRRDAYDTFKDKTTGKIGAKYLFDEDITLSGNYGTAYRTPSLAELYTPIYGNVNLQPETTKSFDTTAQYKHLSLTYYNNRVNNLIGYNPSTYVNEQVSGTSTFKGYEVRYNNTFADILAMSLSYNRLFAKDKNGNALIRRPNDTFNGSLTYYPSDKLTLGTAASYIGTRPDTDYSTYPATLVQTGRYTLWNAFANYDITSNLSVYLKADNLTDKLYQEVFGYGTYGRTFAVGLNAKF, encoded by the coding sequence ATGTTTAAAATCACCCTTTCATTTGTTGCTGCGGCAACATTAGTCGCCTCTGCACAGGCTAGTGACCTTACACTCGATCCTATTATCGTCAGCGCTTCCAAAATCGAACAGTCTCTCAAAAACACTACCTCCGATACGGATATCATCACAGCACAAGAATTAGAAGAAAAACATATTACCTCTGTCATAGAGGCTTTACGTCTGCTCGGCAATATCCCTATCGCCCAAAGCGGCGGTATCGGCCAGCAAAGTTCCTTTTTTCAACGCGGATTCAGTTCAGAGAATACGGTCGTCATGATTGACGGTATTCGCTACAATGATCCGACCACAACCAAAGGTCAAAGCCAACTAGAGCACCTGATGGTAAATGACATCGAACGAATCGAAGTGATCCACGGAGCACAAAGTGGCATTTGGGGAGCCAATGCCGTTGCCGGGGTTATCAATATCATTACCAAGAAACCGACTGAAACGCTTCAGGCCAACACCTCCCTCGAGTACGGAAGTTATGCTACAACGAAAATCGGAGCCAATCTATCACAGCGCGTAGGCGCGCTTACGTATTACGTCGGAGCCAACCAGCTAAAAAGCAACGGTATCTCTGCACTGACGCCTCAAGGTGAAAGTCCGAAGCAGTATGAATCCGACGGCTATCTGAACCAAACGATCAACGCAAAATTAGGATACGATCTAACCTCTGCAGACGCACTTCGAACACAGCTGACGTTGATCGATGCGAAAGTCCATTACGATCAATTCAGTCCCAATGATGTTCCCAACGAAATTCACCAAATCAACCGTTTGGGTAATATTGGGTATCGCCATACATTCAACAGTTCGGATTATTTCGATACCACCTATGCAATAACGACGTTTGATAAAAAAGATCCGCTCGGCTGGACCAGTGCTTTTAAGGGGGTCAATAAAGAGCTGAACCTTCTTGGAACATTTCATTATGCACCGGATGCGTTTGTTATAATCGGAGGAAGCACTCTCCAATCAAAAGACACGATCAGTTCCAAAGAACTGAATTCAAAAGGGGTCTTTGCTACCAATACCAATCGATGGGAGAAATTTATCCTGAGCGAATCGATCCGTCGAGACGCTTACGATACGTTTAAAGATAAAACAACCGGAAAAATCGGTGCAAAATATCTGTTTGACGAGGACATCACACTAAGTGGCAACTATGGAACGGCGTATCGCACCCCCTCTTTAGCTGAGCTGTATACACCGATATACGGGAACGTGAACCTGCAGCCTGAGACCACTAAGAGTTTTGATACGACGGCGCAATACAAACATCTAAGCCTCACGTATTATAATAACCGTGTAAATAATCTCATCGGCTACAATCCGTCTACTTATGTGAATGAGCAAGTCAGCGGGACATCTACGTTTAAAGGATACGAAGTGCGTTATAACAATACGTTTGCCGATATTCTTGCAATGAGTCTCTCCTATAACAGACTTTTCGCAAAAGATAAAAACGGCAACGCGTTGATACGCCGTCCGAACGATACCTTTAACGGATCGCTTACCTACTATCCGAGTGACAAACTAACGCTGGGTACTGCCGCAAGTTATATCGGAACCCGTCCGGACACCGACTATTCCACCTATCCGGCTACTTTGGTACAAACAGGGCGTTATACCCTTTGGAATGCATTTGCAAACTACGATATCACATCCAACCTGAGCGTCTACCTCAAAGCTGACAATCTAACCGACAAACTCTATCAGGAAGTTTTCGGATACGGAACATACGGTCGTACCTTCGCAGTAGGTTTAAATGCAAAGTTTTAA
- a CDS encoding HD domain-containing phosphohydrolase, translating into MLIDLKPLKVLYVEDDAMTREEILFSLTTFIETIYTAENGEVGKELFYTHLPDLIITDIQMPVLDGLSMISAIKQTHPKIPVIIMTAFNDTSYLFKAIELGITQYVTKPVNLKSLLSKIDEIAEQITLKKKALWQEKLLSQYKTAIDQTLAVSKTDALGIITYVNEKFCTLSGYTYDEIIGNSHSLFRSLHEKNEKFNSLWETITKGGQWHGVIENRAKNGDHFILDQTIFPLYDADNNVIEYISIGDDVTELFHYRDFLEVELHRNRKSLAETLHFLEQYQEALQVGTAVCHMSLDGNIIDANETFCNLLGYTKDSIIEVKECSICQSEGFDISSIRETLAKENMYRKEFHYRTREGSIKTFDSVFVPISDSSGTIVEILSMHHNITDLLELNQEVIKTQHEVLTVLGEAAENKSAETGSHVQRVAAYSRFLAEKYGLNDEETRLIEMVAPMHDIGKIAIPDAILHKPGKLSEEEMEIMKTHSQKGYQMLSHSDRPLMKHAALVALQHHEKYDGSGYPAGLCGEDIHIAGRIIAIADVFDSLGSKRSYKEAWSQEQIVEYFREQRGCHFDPVLVDILLENLDEINLINTRFKDS; encoded by the coding sequence ATGCTGATTGATTTAAAACCGTTAAAAGTTTTGTACGTTGAAGACGACGCAATGACGCGTGAAGAGATTCTTTTTTCGCTTACCACTTTCATCGAAACTATCTATACGGCTGAAAACGGTGAAGTAGGGAAAGAACTTTTTTATACTCATCTCCCAGACCTGATCATTACCGATATCCAAATGCCTGTACTCGACGGGCTTAGCATGATCAGTGCGATCAAACAAACCCATCCGAAAATCCCGGTTATCATTATGACCGCGTTTAACGACACCTCCTATTTGTTTAAAGCGATTGAATTAGGAATTACCCAGTACGTCACAAAACCGGTCAATCTCAAGAGCCTACTCTCCAAAATCGATGAAATCGCCGAACAGATTACCCTGAAGAAAAAAGCACTTTGGCAGGAAAAACTCCTAAGTCAGTACAAAACCGCAATTGATCAGACACTGGCGGTGAGTAAAACGGATGCGCTTGGAATCATCACCTATGTCAATGAAAAGTTTTGTACTTTGAGCGGGTATACCTACGATGAGATCATCGGAAACTCCCATTCCCTATTCCGTTCACTCCATGAAAAAAATGAAAAATTTAATTCCCTTTGGGAAACAATCACCAAAGGGGGGCAATGGCACGGCGTGATCGAAAACCGGGCGAAAAACGGAGATCATTTTATCCTCGATCAAACGATTTTTCCACTCTACGATGCGGATAACAACGTCATCGAATACATCTCTATCGGCGATGATGTGACCGAGCTCTTCCATTATCGGGATTTTTTGGAGGTTGAACTTCATCGAAACCGTAAAAGTTTGGCTGAAACGCTCCATTTTCTCGAGCAGTACCAAGAAGCGCTCCAAGTCGGAACAGCCGTATGCCACATGTCCCTCGACGGTAACATTATCGATGCAAACGAAACCTTCTGCAATTTGCTCGGATACACCAAAGATTCTATTATAGAAGTGAAAGAGTGCTCTATTTGTCAAAGCGAAGGATTTGATATTAGCTCCATCCGCGAAACGCTGGCAAAAGAAAATATGTATCGAAAAGAGTTTCACTACCGCACCCGAGAAGGAAGTATTAAAACATTTGATTCCGTATTCGTCCCTATCAGCGATAGCAGCGGCACTATCGTTGAGATTCTCAGTATGCACCATAACATTACCGATCTGCTTGAACTCAATCAAGAGGTTATCAAGACTCAGCATGAAGTGCTCACGGTTCTCGGTGAAGCTGCCGAAAACAAATCGGCGGAAACCGGCAGCCATGTCCAGCGCGTTGCTGCATACAGCCGTTTTTTAGCAGAAAAATATGGACTGAACGACGAAGAGACCCGTTTAATAGAGATGGTGGCACCGATGCATGATATCGGAAAAATCGCCATACCGGACGCGATTTTGCACAAACCGGGAAAACTGAGCGAAGAGGAGATGGAAATCATGAAAACCCACTCTCAGAAAGGGTATCAAATGCTTTCACACTCCGATCGACCGCTGATGAAACACGCGGCACTCGTCGCGCTTCAGCATCACGAAAAATATGACGGAAGCGGCTATCCGGCCGGTCTTTGTGGAGAGGATATCCATATTGCGGGACGGATTATTGCGATTGCCGATGTTTTTGATTCTCTGGGGAGTAAACGCTCATACAAAGAGGCATGGTCACAAGAACAGATTGTTGAGTACTTCCGCGAACAAAGAGGATGCCATTTCGATCCCGTTCTGGTCGATATTCTCCTCGAAAATCTCGATGAAATCAATCTTATCAACACCCGCTTTAAGGATTCATAA
- a CDS encoding BamA/TamA family outer membrane protein has protein sequence MRIVLLLAAWTFCLFASPLLLTFEGNKKISDSDLYDALGLRKPYPIEVWEDRPAIESVAISQSLSALTSFYRSKGFYHTKITSETRENEVVFKIEENDPILVGDVKINSPIDVDSAVLLQNDDLFDQGKFSESKAEIKKRYAQAGYCNAQFNSKAWVDIETNHAYLLFEATPGELCTFGPVTVESTPNINGKLTASMLRFKEGDPYNVEAIRQSYEALYAREGVTRVIINDNERNGSVVPIMLNIEEAELPIRFTAGLGYSSDEGITAQTGIKHRNFLGDLKTLSLDARYSPIKQEASGTFGLPLENRGLLGAEIGYKNEIFDGYKTESTYEKFTAKYQDIPASAMMGVLFDEVKTYQSKDIATFPNSKLFIASPIGELNYDTRDKPLNPTKGYWLNANVMGSLYTPWLSDATYLKTLLSGAYITSIDEHVFGAKLKWGTLRVYDGSVPSSYRFYAGGMNSNRAYMYRDLGPKNSDGDPIGFASITEGTVEYRFPIYQEFRGVLFSDVTFASQNIIPDYAKDGYLGVGFGFRYVTPVGPVAIDFGFNPEDFAQNAIHFRIGELF, from the coding sequence ATGCGCATTGTTTTGCTGCTCGCGGCATGGACATTTTGTCTTTTTGCATCTCCTCTTCTCCTCACTTTTGAGGGCAACAAAAAAATATCCGATAGTGATCTCTATGATGCACTGGGTTTACGAAAACCCTATCCCATAGAGGTATGGGAAGATCGCCCTGCCATCGAATCCGTGGCAATTTCCCAAAGTCTCTCCGCGTTGACAAGCTTTTACCGATCCAAAGGGTTCTATCACACAAAAATTACTTCAGAGACCAGAGAAAACGAGGTTGTTTTTAAAATAGAAGAAAACGATCCTATCCTGGTCGGTGACGTGAAAATCAACAGTCCGATTGACGTGGATTCAGCTGTTTTACTCCAGAATGATGACCTTTTCGACCAAGGAAAATTCTCCGAATCCAAAGCCGAAATCAAAAAACGTTATGCCCAGGCGGGGTATTGCAACGCTCAATTCAACTCCAAGGCATGGGTTGATATTGAAACCAATCATGCCTATCTCCTCTTCGAAGCTACTCCGGGAGAACTCTGTACATTCGGTCCCGTCACCGTCGAATCGACTCCGAATATCAACGGAAAGCTTACCGCCTCAATGCTCCGCTTTAAAGAGGGAGACCCCTATAATGTCGAGGCCATCCGCCAAAGTTACGAAGCCCTCTACGCACGAGAAGGGGTCACACGCGTTATTATCAACGACAACGAACGCAACGGCAGTGTGGTTCCGATTATGCTCAACATCGAAGAGGCCGAACTTCCGATCCGATTTACCGCGGGATTGGGGTACAGCAGCGATGAGGGGATTACGGCGCAGACAGGGATTAAACACCGTAATTTTTTAGGAGATCTAAAGACCCTTTCACTGGATGCACGCTATTCTCCGATCAAACAAGAAGCATCGGGAACCTTTGGTTTACCACTCGAAAACCGTGGACTTTTAGGTGCTGAAATCGGATATAAAAACGAGATTTTTGACGGGTATAAAACTGAAAGTACCTATGAAAAATTTACGGCCAAGTATCAGGACATTCCTGCTTCGGCGATGATGGGGGTATTATTTGACGAAGTCAAAACGTATCAAAGTAAAGATATCGCAACCTTTCCAAACAGCAAGCTTTTCATCGCTTCCCCGATTGGAGAGCTCAATTACGATACACGCGATAAACCGCTCAACCCTACAAAAGGGTATTGGCTGAATGCCAACGTGATGGGATCGTTGTATACACCGTGGCTCTCCGATGCCACCTACCTTAAAACGCTTCTTTCCGGTGCATACATCACCAGTATCGATGAACATGTCTTCGGAGCCAAACTCAAATGGGGAACCCTTCGTGTCTACGACGGATCGGTCCCCTCCTCGTATCGTTTTTACGCCGGTGGGATGAATTCCAACCGTGCCTACATGTATCGGGATTTGGGACCAAAAAACAGTGACGGAGACCCTATCGGATTTGCATCGATAACGGAAGGGACAGTAGAATACCGTTTTCCGATTTATCAGGAGTTTCGAGGGGTTTTATTCAGCGATGTCACCTTTGCGTCTCAAAATATCATTCCCGACTATGCAAAAGACGGATATCTGGGGGTTGGTTTTGGATTCCGCTATGTCACTCCGGTAGGACCGGTCGCAATCGATTTTGGGTTTAATCCCGAAGATTTTGCCCAAAATGCGATCCACTTTCGTATCGGAGAACTGTTTTGA
- a CDS encoding hemerythrin domain-containing protein, which produces MIFEFMRDDHRACDHLYTEAENALAAKNTESAKELFEAFSSATNHHFDMEEKELFITFEKRTGMMGGPTQMMRYEHQQLRSLIESMRSALSENRVNDFFGIGESMMIMLQQHNMKEEQMLYPMIDRALNGDAELMIQTLRDMPL; this is translated from the coding sequence ATGATTTTCGAATTTATGCGTGACGATCACCGTGCCTGCGACCATTTGTATACCGAAGCGGAAAATGCATTGGCAGCCAAAAACACTGAAAGTGCCAAAGAGCTGTTCGAAGCATTTTCCAGTGCCACGAACCATCATTTTGATATGGAAGAGAAAGAACTCTTTATCACTTTCGAAAAACGGACGGGGATGATGGGCGGACCGACACAGATGATGCGCTATGAACACCAACAGCTCCGAAGTTTGATCGAATCGATGCGATCGGCTTTAAGTGAAAACCGTGTTAATGATTTTTTCGGGATCGGAGAATCGATGATGATTATGCTGCAGCAGCACAACATGAAAGAGGAACAAATGCTCTACCCGATGATCGATCGTGCGCTCAACGGCGACGCGGAACTCATGATCCAAACGTTGCGGGATATGCCGCTATGA
- a CDS encoding DUF2249 domain-containing protein, translated as MILLDTRELDHPVPLEMAVDAFKNLKSGEVIHMIHRREPTPLFEIIAKNGGKYLSYAESENVWHIYITRDGDLEVYRV; from the coding sequence ATGATTCTTCTCGACACCCGAGAACTCGATCATCCCGTTCCGCTGGAAATGGCGGTCGATGCGTTCAAAAATCTCAAAAGCGGTGAGGTGATCCATATGATTCATCGACGCGAACCGACCCCACTGTTCGAGATTATCGCTAAAAACGGCGGCAAATACCTCTCGTACGCAGAGAGCGAAAACGTTTGGCATATTTATATTACCCGCGACGGGGATTTGGAGGTGTATCGTGTTTGA
- a CDS encoding SIMPL domain-containing protein (The SIMPL domain is named for its presence in mouse protein SIMPL (signalling molecule that associates with mouse pelle-like kinase). Bacterial member BP26, from Brucella, was shown to assemble into a channel-like structure, while YggE from E. coli has been associated with resistance to oxidative stress.) encodes MKYRFFILFFIPVILNAQMNITTVERVETALKPDVLQGQIGFEEQGKNQNTIKEHLNAIVAEVKRFDPNAKICRGGGYYLSPQYSYKDQKREFIGYSANLNFNCEFKSIDTYNELSTVIDKVTATGVRKNQGALNWGVSSVREAEVQGGMRLELLRKARNQSEAFSKETGMECLVSSVNFGGASRPMPIMAKGMAMMASAPTESPIQSDEITLLEATVDYTCSKRVP; translated from the coding sequence ATGAAATATAGATTTTTTATACTATTTTTTATTCCGGTAATACTCAACGCTCAGATGAATATTACGACGGTTGAACGGGTGGAAACGGCTTTGAAGCCCGATGTCCTTCAGGGGCAGATCGGTTTTGAAGAGCAGGGCAAAAATCAAAATACGATCAAAGAGCATCTCAATGCCATCGTTGCCGAGGTAAAACGGTTTGATCCGAATGCAAAGATATGCCGAGGCGGTGGATATTACCTCTCTCCGCAATACAGCTACAAAGATCAAAAACGTGAATTTATCGGCTACAGCGCTAACCTCAATTTCAATTGCGAGTTTAAGAGCATTGATACCTATAATGAACTGAGTACGGTGATCGATAAGGTTACGGCTACCGGTGTCCGAAAGAACCAGGGAGCTTTGAATTGGGGGGTCAGCAGTGTTCGGGAGGCTGAGGTTCAAGGTGGCATGCGATTGGAACTTTTACGCAAAGCCCGAAATCAGTCCGAAGCATTTTCCAAAGAGACGGGGATGGAATGCCTCGTGAGCAGTGTCAACTTCGGCGGTGCATCACGTCCGATGCCGATAATGGCGAAGGGGATGGCGATGATGGCCTCAGCCCCTACGGAGAGCCCTATCCAAAGCGACGAGATAACACTGCTGGAAGCTACCGTCGATTACACCTGTTCGAAGCGGGTACCGTGA
- a CDS encoding PhnD/SsuA/transferrin family substrate-binding protein, with product MQKWVISLLAMILASSLYAEKITAGLYDPVLSSRVSKKDYVIGMDIFLKEIVRNEGIDAETISYDDPVKLSHDFESGKLNMIVCDPLTIVENVPLNYLQSGIMGYKYNQTDSMTLLVLVNADDTRPLSEQLHGSIAMDGDTSAELFLKTLMLQNGITQTPNLISTKNPQQSILKLFFHKADLTLIDRGSFLTAVELNPQIKTKTKILESIPLTLGSVSYMRKGMSKELQQKIFALGKRMNTTPRGKQLLALFHGNYMDECDPKDLASVYALKKEYETLHNLKSLHRNNR from the coding sequence ATGCAAAAATGGGTGATATCCTTACTCGCAATGATTTTAGCAAGCTCTCTGTACGCTGAAAAAATCACCGCTGGACTCTATGATCCGGTACTCAGTTCGCGTGTGTCGAAAAAAGATTACGTTATAGGAATGGACATTTTTCTTAAAGAGATCGTTCGTAACGAAGGAATTGACGCCGAAACCATCTCTTACGATGATCCCGTTAAATTGTCCCATGATTTTGAGAGCGGAAAGCTCAATATGATTGTTTGTGATCCGCTGACAATCGTTGAAAACGTCCCCTTAAATTATCTCCAAAGCGGTATTATGGGGTATAAATACAATCAAACCGATTCCATGACCCTTCTCGTCCTCGTCAATGCCGATGACACCCGTCCGCTCTCCGAGCAGCTGCACGGGAGTATCGCTATGGACGGGGATACGAGCGCAGAGCTCTTTCTCAAAACTCTCATGCTCCAAAACGGTATAACGCAAACCCCCAATCTCATTTCCACTAAAAATCCCCAGCAGAGCATACTGAAACTCTTTTTTCATAAAGCCGATCTTACCCTTATCGATCGCGGTTCGTTTCTCACCGCCGTCGAACTTAATCCGCAAATCAAAACAAAAACAAAAATCCTCGAATCAATCCCCCTCACTCTCGGCTCGGTGAGCTATATGCGTAAAGGGATGTCCAAAGAGCTTCAACAAAAAATCTTCGCCCTAGGCAAACGGATGAACACTACCCCTCGGGGAAAACAGCTCCTCGCCCTCTTTCACGGAAACTATATGGATGAATGCGATCCCAAAGACCTCGCAAGCGTCTATGCTCTCAAAAAAGAGTATGAAACGCTGCACAATCTAAAATCCCTGCACCGGAATAACCGATGA
- a CDS encoding translocation/assembly module TamB domain-containing protein, whose protein sequence is MKRFRSLPWLKWLKHLFVTFHFLLYSAVLLGSAAFYIAFRPDSLDIVNTYFLEPFDIHYSRSEGSLLTGFTLHDVQNKKAKAKTLILKYNLVKMLEGEHTIDSIRIDGLQLHLSDFLSDESSPWPFPTFKLREVTVTNLQLISTYPIELDIHAKNGSYDGDVLDFASFDATLKSRYASGAVHGKVSKNALVGVGDLYPNAVELAPYIGKFTTLPRVVRVKINELSDTKALLQTSIASLPSKQDALLNANTIAIDFRYRYDDDYFDIDATYLLQRLQDSMQTKQHLRYALEGKTTTEFDGLITSAHPLPSNTLHGEFADNTKGVNGTMTLDGSTLHLSSHDYERFVWELQSEHQNLNFIPSLPTFLSASPLNLKAKGDYLLSSDAIEGFIDATHDSAIFSGKFSTQNGHHSLKGNLTLPPDAPLWKGWKHKPPEHLALYLSNESNVSQINLSADNLALTATLHGESIKGSGNYIGAFFDFDGSLSANQTTLNIDTLIPSAFASLSKLDPIELSHGEYYDMEVRAKTHVTLNNTLHIQSDITIPWYAAVLDSQRSFGGTDGKISVSYNDGNITIPRYRLEVAGHDVMSDKTSHMHLGTDGKLSIDEFWIYDSLLLTGTVSPDLSTSLRLRSDRFSYHGPEGSAHAAADITFERDAQANQMLAGSINILDATITYLPLQQLKVMDDDIIIIQDVRPPSQIKLAMNLHITAQQPIHYQTKELDLRINPDITLWKDPIALMQILGMVSISSGTAKTSGKEFTIKPSEIYFGGDVPLNPYLNLTIAYEVDYKKILIYVTHTLDSPIFLFSSDPVMTQNDIMSYILFGTPAGTATGDNSSSGVRADATNFMLGAGIKGLINGATKIQIDTMNILSNAEGGMGFEVGAKLNKDLRVLYKNDTLSSVLVQYQVNRWLRLDADIHALGQGINAVYIKDFRDFLPHNKPIKK, encoded by the coding sequence TTGAAACGATTCCGTTCGCTCCCTTGGCTAAAGTGGCTGAAACATCTGTTTGTAACATTTCATTTTCTCCTTTACAGTGCCGTATTACTCGGTTCGGCAGCTTTTTATATCGCGTTTCGACCCGACAGTCTTGATATCGTCAACACCTACTTTCTCGAACCCTTTGACATCCACTATTCACGATCTGAAGGATCATTACTCACAGGGTTCACCCTCCATGATGTCCAAAATAAAAAGGCAAAAGCCAAAACCCTCATTCTCAAATACAACCTCGTAAAAATGTTGGAAGGAGAGCATACAATCGATTCTATCCGTATCGACGGGCTGCAACTCCATCTGAGCGATTTTTTGAGTGATGAATCCTCCCCATGGCCGTTTCCGACATTTAAGCTCCGCGAAGTCACCGTCACCAATCTTCAACTCATCAGCACCTATCCGATCGAACTCGATATTCATGCCAAAAACGGCAGTTATGACGGAGACGTACTCGATTTCGCATCCTTCGATGCAACCCTAAAATCACGCTATGCCAGCGGTGCGGTTCATGGCAAAGTATCCAAAAATGCCCTCGTAGGAGTGGGTGATCTTTATCCAAATGCAGTCGAGCTGGCTCCCTACATCGGGAAATTTACGACATTGCCGCGCGTTGTTCGGGTTAAAATCAACGAACTTTCCGATACCAAAGCCCTCTTACAGACTTCCATTGCCAGCCTCCCATCCAAACAAGATGCGCTGCTCAATGCCAATACGATAGCCATCGATTTTCGCTATCGCTATGACGATGATTATTTTGATATCGACGCAACCTATCTTCTACAACGCCTCCAAGATTCGATGCAAACCAAACAACACCTCCGTTATGCCCTTGAAGGAAAAACAACAACCGAATTTGACGGCCTTATCACCTCCGCACATCCGCTTCCATCCAATACCCTGCACGGAGAATTTGCCGATAATACGAAGGGAGTGAACGGTACCATGACCCTCGATGGAAGTACGCTGCATCTCTCCAGCCACGATTACGAGCGTTTTGTATGGGAGCTCCAAAGCGAACACCAAAATCTCAATTTCATCCCCTCTCTTCCTACATTTCTAAGCGCTTCACCTTTGAATCTCAAGGCCAAGGGCGACTATCTGCTTAGCTCGGATGCGATTGAGGGTTTCATCGACGCAACCCATGATTCAGCGATCTTTAGCGGAAAATTTTCCACCCAAAACGGCCATCATTCACTCAAAGGAAATCTCACTCTTCCACCCGATGCACCGTTATGGAAAGGGTGGAAACATAAACCGCCCGAACATCTCGCACTCTATCTCAGCAACGAATCCAATGTCAGTCAGATCAATCTCTCAGCAGACAATTTGGCTCTAACGGCGACGTTGCACGGAGAGAGTATCAAAGGTTCGGGAAACTATATCGGTGCCTTCTTCGACTTTGACGGCAGTCTGTCCGCCAATCAAACCACCCTCAATATTGACACCCTGATCCCGTCCGCGTTCGCTTCTCTCTCCAAACTGGACCCCATAGAGCTAAGTCACGGCGAGTACTACGATATGGAAGTCCGGGCAAAAACACATGTAACCCTAAATAATACCCTCCATATCCAGAGCGATATAACCATTCCCTGGTATGCGGCCGTTCTGGATTCTCAACGCTCTTTCGGAGGAACTGACGGCAAAATCAGTGTTTCGTATAACGACGGCAACATAACGATCCCCCGCTACCGCCTCGAAGTCGCCGGACATGACGTTATGAGCGATAAAACCTCACATATGCATCTGGGAACCGATGGCAAACTCAGTATCGATGAGTTTTGGATCTACGATTCATTGCTTCTCACCGGAACCGTCTCTCCCGACTTGAGTACCTCCCTGCGGCTGCGATCGGATCGGTTTAGTTATCACGGTCCGGAAGGTTCTGCCCATGCGGCGGCGGATATCACTTTTGAACGCGATGCCCAAGCAAACCAGATGCTTGCGGGTTCCATCAACATCTTGGACGCAACCATCACCTATCTGCCGCTGCAACAGCTGAAAGTTATGGACGATGACATTATCATTATCCAGGATGTCCGCCCTCCTAGCCAAATAAAGCTTGCCATGAATCTCCATATCACGGCACAGCAACCGATCCACTACCAGACGAAAGAACTCGATTTACGGATAAACCCCGATATCACCCTCTGGAAAGACCCTATTGCTCTGATGCAGATTTTAGGGATGGTGAGTATCTCTTCCGGTACGGCAAAAACAAGCGGAAAAGAGTTCACCATCAAGCCGAGTGAAATCTATTTCGGCGGGGATGTCCCTCTCAATCCATACTTAAATTTGACGATTGCCTATGAAGTCGATTATAAAAAAATCCTCATCTACGTCACGCACACCCTCGATTCGCCAATTTTTCTCTTTAGCTCGGATCCGGTGATGACGCAAAACGACATCATGAGCTATATCCTCTTCGGTACCCCAGCCGGTACGGCAACGGGAGACAACAGCTCTTCCGGAGTCCGTGCCGATGCAACAAACTTTATGTTAGGAGCAGGGATAAAAGGTCTCATCAACGGAGCAACAAAAATCCAAATCGACACGATGAATATCCTCTCTAACGCCGAGGGGGGGATGGGGTTTGAAGTAGGTGCGAAGCTGAACAAAGACCTCCGTGTCCTCTATAAAAATGACACCCTTTCCAGTGTTCTCGTGCAATATCAGGTCAACCGATGGTTACGCTTGGACGCCGACATCCATGCTCTTGGACAGGGGATCAATGCCGTCTACATCAAAGATTTCAGAGACTTTCTTCCGCATAATAAGCCCATTAAAAAATAA